From the Leptospira inadai serovar Lyme str. 10 genome, the window AGCGTTTTTGAGAGGATTATCTTTCGGGTCCGCTTTACCGTCTTCGATTTCTTTTATTTCGTCGTGAATTAAGATCATTGCTTCGCAGAACCGATCCAATTCTTCCTGAGATTCGGATTCCGTAGGTTCGATCATCAACGTACCAGGAACCGGAAAAGACATCGTAGGAGCGTGGAATCCATAGTCCATTAATCGTTTGGCAACGTCTTCGACTTCGATTCCCGATGTCTTCTTAAACGGGCGAACGTCCAGAATACATTCGTGCGCGACGAAGCCATGTTTTCCCTTGTACAATACGGGGTAATAATTTTCCAAACGCTTTGCTACGTAATTAGCATTTAAAATTGCGGCCTTCGTCGCATATTCTAAACCCCGGTTCCCCAATAAAGCGATATAGACCCAGGAAATAAGTACGATACTCGCGCTTCCCCAGGGAGCGGCAGACACGGCGCCGTGCATATTTCCTGTTCCGTTATCGACCAATGGATGTCCTGGTAAGAAAGGAATTAAGTGTTTAGCCACGCCGATAGGGCCGACACCCGGTCCTCCACCGCCGTGCGGAATACAAAAGGTTTTGTGTAGATTTAAGTGGCAAACATCGGCTCCGATATCCGCCGGTCTCGTAATTCCGACCTGGGCGTTCATATTCGCGCCGTCCATATAGACTTGGCCGCCGTGTTCATGAACGATCGAACAGATTTCCTTAATGGATTCCTCATACACGCCGTGAGTGGAAGGATAGGTGATCATTAAGGCGGCTAAATCATTCGAATGTTGCAGAGCTTTTTCCTTTAAATCGGCCACATCCACGTTTCCTTCGGCATCACAAGCTACGACGACGACTTTAAATCCGGCCATTGCCGCTGAGGCCGGATTTGTGCCGTGAGCGGAAATCGGAATTAAGCAAATATTCCTATCCTCATCTCCCTTGGATAAATGGTAATTTCGAATGGCCAAAAGGCCGGCATATTCTCCCTGCGAGCCCGCATTCGGTTGCAAAGAAATCCCGGAAAATCCGGTGATTTGAGAAAGCATCGTCTCGAGCTGACGGAAGATCGTTTTATATCCCTCCGTTTGTTCCGCGGGAGCAAACGGATGCAAGGAAGAAAACTCGGGCCAAGTAATCGGAAGCATCTCGACCGTAGCATTCAATTTCATGGTGCAGGATCCGAGCGGAATCATCGAAGTCGTCAGAGATAGATCCCTTGATTCTAACTTACGAATATAACGCAGCATTTTAGTTTCCGTATGATAAGAATGAAAAACAGGATGCGTTAAATACTCGGAAGTTCTTTTGAATTCGTTTGGAATGGAATCTTCGGCTAAAGAAAGATCGATAGAAGATCCTCCGAAGATGGAGAACAAATCTTCTAGATCCTTGATTTCCACCGTTTCATCCAGAGCGATCGCGATTTTACCGTTTTGAAAATCTCGAAGATTAATTCCTTTGTCTCGAGCGCTTTTTAGAATTGCGGCGGCTTTCGATCCAAGATTTAGCGTAATCGTATCAAAATAGGATTTATTTTCTATCTCGATACCCAATCGAATCAAATTCTTGGCCAATGTTTCCGTTAATTTATGAATCCTTAATGCAATCTCCTTGAGACCGGTCGGTCCGTGATAAATCGCATACATCGACGACAAAACCGCTA encodes:
- the gcvP gene encoding aminomethyl-transferring glycine dehydrogenase; this translates as MNAATWNPTGNTKLEGQLSPLDTFLRRHVGPDPEQTKNMLSLLGLPSLDELVAKSIPEGIRLLQSLNLPEPSTERKILEDLKGIASKNKIFRSYIGAGYQGSVLPYVIQRNILENPGWYTAYTPYQAEISQGRLEALLNFQTMIMDLTGLEIANASLLDEATAAAEAVFLAFAVKKNETAKLLFVSELCHPQTIDVIRTRALPLGIEVNVGDHSSAELNEDYFAVVVQYPGTDGSIHNYERFFQLAHTVGALTICAADLISLTVLKPPGEFGADVAVGTNQRFGLPFGFGGPHAGYFATKDEFKRNMPGRLIGVSKDSQGKPGLRLSLQTREQHIRRDKATSNICTAQVLLAVLSSMYAIYHGPTGLKEIALRIHKLTETLAKNLIRLGIEIENKSYFDTITLNLGSKAAAILKSARDKGINLRDFQNGKIAIALDETVEIKDLEDLFSIFGGSSIDLSLAEDSIPNEFKRTSEYLTHPVFHSYHTETKMLRYIRKLESRDLSLTTSMIPLGSCTMKLNATVEMLPITWPEFSSLHPFAPAEQTEGYKTIFRQLETMLSQITGFSGISLQPNAGSQGEYAGLLAIRNYHLSKGDEDRNICLIPISAHGTNPASAAMAGFKVVVVACDAEGNVDVADLKEKALQHSNDLAALMITYPSTHGVYEESIKEICSIVHEHGGQVYMDGANMNAQVGITRPADIGADVCHLNLHKTFCIPHGGGGPGVGPIGVAKHLIPFLPGHPLVDNGTGNMHGAVSAAPWGSASIVLISWVYIALLGNRGLEYATKAAILNANYVAKRLENYYPVLYKGKHGFVAHECILDVRPFKKTSGIEVEDVAKRLMDYGFHAPTMSFPVPGTLMIEPTESESQEELDRFCEAMILIHDEIKEIEDGKADPKDNPLKNAPHTAAMVTSDSWRHAYTREKAAYPTNWTKEHKFWPYVGRIDNVYGDRNLVCSCLPIEDYLQD